A genomic window from Anthocerotibacter panamensis C109 includes:
- a CDS encoding M14 family metallopeptidase yields the protein MGKKASLALLALVVWGLQGTPTLAENSQPDGGAQQVLPAITPPKAQFGANIGDDYFLANYTQFMQYWAKLDRESDRMKVVEIGKTAEGRPQLMAIVTSPENHKKLDRYKEIARRLALSEGLTDEEAHALAKEGKAVVWIDGGLHASEVLGAHQLMEMTYQLVSRTDPETMRFLDDVIILLVHANPDGQELVSNWYMRKEDKTKRSYSDLPRLYQKYIGHDNNRDSYMNTQPETANMSRVLYREWFPQIMYNHHQTGPAGTVMFAPPFRDPFNYVFDPLIPLELDLVGAAMHGRMAAEGKPGTTMTEGASFSTWWNGGLRTTAYFHNIVGLLTETIGSPTPIEIPFLPERQLANSTLPFPIAPQAWHFRQSIDYSITANRAVLDIASKHREDFLYNIYQMGRNAIQHGSEDHWTNYPSRIDALKALIAREEPEISERERYFRGYPTKYYQLLRNPRLRDPRGYILPADQPDFLTATKFINTLIKSGVTVEQAKSTFTVAGKSYPAGSFVVKTAQAFRPHVLDMFEPQDHPNDIPYPGGPPKAPYDNAGWTLAYQMGISFDRILNGFDGPFVKLEGEVTPPVGRVAALPAGGAGYLLSHAMNDSFVAINRLLAAQQQVYWLKEPLSTNGKTYPTGTFFIPARAATKPILQKLTQELGLSFEATASRPTGEALKLRPLRIGLWDRYGGSIPSGWTRWIFEQYGFPFEVVYPQALDAGGLEHKYDALVFVDGAIPRRDRAERADDDFERTPQPEEIPAEYRSSLGSVTVAKTVPQLRNFVEGGGTIITIGSSTNLAYHLKLPIANALVERSSQGTEKPLPKEKFYVPGSILQAGVDTSNPLASGLPGRVDLFFNNSPVFRLLPNAELQGVRPVAWFASDRPLRSGWAWGQNYLQDGVAAVEAQVGKGKLFLFGPEIVNRAQPHGTFKFLFNGLYYGTAQAVKLEAKG from the coding sequence ATGGGAAAGAAAGCTTCGCTAGCCTTGTTGGCGCTTGTGGTATGGGGACTCCAGGGGACGCCCACTCTGGCTGAAAATAGCCAACCCGACGGGGGCGCACAACAGGTTTTGCCTGCCATCACCCCTCCCAAGGCCCAATTCGGGGCCAACATCGGCGATGACTACTTCCTCGCTAACTACACCCAATTTATGCAGTACTGGGCCAAACTTGACCGGGAATCCGACCGGATGAAGGTTGTGGAAATTGGTAAAACCGCCGAAGGTAGACCGCAGTTGATGGCTATTGTCACCTCCCCCGAGAACCACAAAAAGCTGGATCGCTATAAAGAAATTGCCCGTCGTCTGGCGCTATCCGAGGGGCTCACCGACGAAGAAGCCCACGCTCTGGCGAAAGAGGGCAAAGCGGTGGTCTGGATCGATGGCGGACTCCATGCCTCTGAAGTCCTCGGAGCGCACCAATTGATGGAGATGACCTATCAGTTGGTGAGTCGAACCGACCCGGAGACGATGCGCTTTTTGGACGATGTGATCATCTTGTTAGTCCATGCCAATCCCGACGGACAGGAATTGGTCTCCAATTGGTACATGCGTAAAGAAGATAAAACCAAGCGCTCCTACAGCGATCTACCGCGGCTCTATCAGAAGTACATCGGGCACGACAACAACCGCGACTCCTACATGAACACCCAACCGGAGACCGCCAACATGAGCCGGGTGCTCTACCGCGAGTGGTTCCCGCAAATCATGTACAACCATCACCAGACGGGACCGGCGGGGACGGTCATGTTTGCGCCGCCCTTCCGCGACCCTTTTAATTATGTTTTTGACCCGCTGATTCCGCTGGAATTGGATCTGGTCGGGGCGGCGATGCATGGCAGAATGGCGGCTGAGGGCAAGCCGGGGACCACGATGACCGAGGGGGCTAGTTTCTCGACTTGGTGGAACGGGGGGCTGCGGACTACGGCCTACTTTCACAATATCGTGGGCCTTTTGACCGAGACGATAGGCAGCCCGACCCCGATAGAGATTCCTTTTTTACCCGAGCGGCAGTTGGCGAACTCCACGCTTCCTTTTCCGATAGCGCCCCAGGCTTGGCACTTCCGCCAGTCCATCGACTACTCGATCACCGCCAACCGCGCTGTCCTCGATATTGCCTCCAAGCACCGCGAGGACTTCCTCTACAATATCTACCAAATGGGCCGCAATGCGATTCAGCACGGCAGCGAAGACCATTGGACGAACTATCCGAGTCGTATTGATGCGCTCAAAGCCCTCATCGCCCGAGAGGAACCCGAGATCAGCGAGCGGGAGCGCTACTTCCGGGGCTATCCGACCAAATACTACCAACTGCTACGCAACCCCAGGCTACGCGACCCGAGGGGCTATATCCTGCCTGCTGACCAGCCTGATTTTCTGACAGCGACCAAGTTTATCAACACTTTGATCAAGTCGGGGGTGACCGTCGAGCAGGCTAAAAGTACGTTCACCGTAGCCGGGAAATCCTATCCAGCGGGCTCTTTCGTGGTCAAGACCGCTCAGGCATTTCGGCCCCATGTCCTCGATATGTTCGAGCCGCAGGACCATCCCAACGATATTCCTTATCCCGGCGGTCCGCCCAAAGCGCCCTACGACAACGCCGGATGGACCCTCGCCTACCAGATGGGGATCTCCTTTGACCGCATCCTCAATGGTTTTGATGGCCCTTTTGTAAAACTTGAGGGGGAGGTCACGCCTCCTGTCGGGCGGGTGGCTGCCCTCCCTGCGGGCGGGGCGGGCTATCTGTTGAGCCACGCGATGAACGACAGTTTTGTCGCCATCAACCGGCTCCTCGCAGCCCAGCAACAAGTCTACTGGCTTAAAGAACCCCTGAGCACCAACGGTAAAACCTATCCCACTGGAACTTTTTTCATCCCCGCTCGTGCGGCGACCAAACCTATACTCCAAAAGCTGACCCAGGAATTGGGACTCAGTTTTGAAGCTACCGCAAGCCGCCCTACCGGCGAAGCCTTGAAATTGCGCCCCTTGCGTATTGGACTGTGGGACCGCTATGGCGGGTCGATCCCCTCGGGGTGGACGCGCTGGATCTTTGAGCAGTACGGGTTCCCCTTTGAGGTGGTCTATCCGCAGGCGTTGGATGCGGGGGGGCTTGAGCACAAGTACGATGCGCTGGTTTTTGTGGACGGGGCAATCCCGCGTCGGGACCGGGCTGAACGTGCCGACGATGACTTTGAGCGGACCCCCCAACCTGAAGAAATTCCCGCCGAATATCGAAGCTCACTAGGCTCTGTCACTGTGGCAAAAACGGTGCCCCAACTGCGGAACTTTGTAGAAGGCGGCGGGACGATTATCACCATCGGCTCCTCCACCAACCTCGCCTATCATCTGAAGCTACCTATCGCCAATGCCCTCGTCGAGCGTTCCTCACAAGGCACGGAGAAGCCTTTGCCCAAGGAAAAATTTTACGTTCCGGGCTCGATCCTTCAAGCGGGGGTGGACACGAGCAATCCCTTAGCTAGCGGGCTTCCGGGGCGGGTGGACCTGTTTTTCAACAACAGCCCGGTTTTTCGATTGCTGCCCAATGCTGAACTGCAAGGGGTACGCCCGGTTGCTTGGTTTGCTTCGGACCGACCTTTGCGCAGTGGTTGGGCTTGGGGCCAAAACTATCTTCAGGACGGGGTCGCCGCAGTCGAGGCACAGGTGGGCAAGGGCAAGCTCTTCCTGTTTGGCCCGGAGATTGTCAACCGCGCCCAACCCCACGGCACCTTCAAGTTCCTCTTCAACGGTCTCTACTACGGCACGGCGCAGGCGGTGAAGTTGGAGGCTAAGGGCTAG